Sequence from the Salinicoccus sp. RF5 genome:
ACAATGCCGGTCCTGCAGACGGTCATCTTCTCTCTTGGCATCATCTTCCTGCTGTATATGGGATGGTCGATCTGGAAGAGCGATCCGGCGAGCCTCAATCAGAAGGAGGCGGCGATGTCCATGCAGAAGCAGATCCTGTTCGCCATGTCCGTTTCACTGCTCAATCCACATGCCATCATAGATACAATTGGCGTCATCGGTACAAGCTCACTCAGTTATGAAGGGCTGGAGAAGATGGCTTTCACCACAGCCTGCATCGTCATTTCCTGGATGTGGTTCATCGGGCTTGCTGTAGTGGGAAGGGCGGTGGGAAACTTCGATACAAAGGGTGTCTTCTTGAATGCCCTCAATAAGATTTCTGCAGTCATCATATGGGGTGTGGCGTTATACTTGGCGATACAACTGTATAATGGCATATAAACGACACATCAATTACTTATCATCATATAAATAGAAGGTGTAATAATGGCACATAACCAGCAGGATTTCACACGTGGACCGATACTCAAGTCGCTAATCATATTTTCCGGACCGATCATGCTGACAAACCTGCTGCAGACCTCCTTCCAGATTGTGGACAGCCTTTGGGTCGGGAACATACTTGGTGCATCGGCACTCGGGGCGGTCGCTGTTGCAACGACGATACTGATTACGGTCCTATCATTCATACTGGGGCTCAACAACGCTGCACTCACCATACTCTCCCAGCAGTACGGCAAAAAGAATGAAGCGGGATTCAGGTCCTATCTCAATGCATTCATCGTTACGATGACAAGCATGGCGCTGGTATTCGGAATCATCGGTTTCGTCTTCGCGGAACAGTTGCTGCTGCTGATCGGAACACCGGAAGACCTGCTCGGTCAGGCAAGAATCTACCTGCAGATCAGCTTCCTGAGCATGTTCTTTCTTTTTGCATACAACTTCATGAATACAGTCCTCAGGGCAGTCGGTGACAGCAAGACACCTCTTCGTGTCGTACTTGTTGCCGTCATACTGAATGCGGCGCTGGCCCCGGTCTTCCTGATCGGCTTCGGGATGGGTATAGAGGGTGCCGCAGTATCGACGGTCGCCTCCCAGGGCATCGCTTTCCTCTACAGCGTCTACTACTCGGTGAAGCACAACCTGATTCCTTTCACAAAGCCAAAGCTGCCTTCCAGTAAGGAAGTCCGCCTGATCTTCAATCTTGGTGTTCCTGCCGGGTTGCAGATGGCCGTCATCCATGCGGGTGTCGCCGCCATCCTCAGTGTGGTCACCCAGTTCGGCGGGCAGACGGTGGCGGGCTTCAGTGCCGCCCAGCGACTCGACAGTCTGATCATGCTGCCTGCAATGGCACTCGGTACTGCAGTGAACAGCATGGCCGGGCAGAACATCGGAATCAACGACTGGGCACGTGTCAGGCAGATCGCGAAAAATGCCGCCCTCTATAATTTCGGACTCATGGTGGCCGTCGCAGTCTTCGTCATCATCTTTGCGGAATTCGGCATGCGCCTCTTCATAGAGGATGAGGAAGCGGTGCAGTTTGGGGCCCGGTACTTGCGTATCGTCGCGCTCTGCTATCCATTCCTTGGACTGAACTTCGTCCTCAATGGCATCGTGCGTGCTTCCGGAGCGATGTACCAGGTGCTTGCACTGAACATCATTTCCTTCTGGATATTGCGGTACCCATTGACCGCCCTGTTCGCCTCCCAGTTTGGAGAGGTGGGCATCGGTATCGGCATGGGCATGAGTTTCATACTCAGCAGCGCATTTGCATTCGCCTACTACAATTTCGGCGGCTGGAGGCACAAGCAGCTGTTTGGAGAAAGTGGATAGTGTTCATGGATATACAGAAAGCTGCCTCCAGGGGCAGCTTTTTTGTTCTCTTAAAATTATACATTCCAAAAATCCTCATCATCCTTATCGGTGAGTTCAAAGGTGTGGATCTGCAAGAACAGTCCGGCTGCGAACGTTATGGTGAAGACAGCCAGAAATACAATCCAGGATGCATTAAAGAAGCTGGGCAGGAAAAATAACAGAAGCATGAGAAAGGTAATCAGGCTGCTTTTCTTCCTGTAACTGTTGGTCAGGTACTGTGCTTCCCCACAATGGGGGCATGGCATCCCCCTATCCAATGAGAAAGATTTCCTCAACTTCTCTTTGAAAGTCCATTGTGTGCCGCAATTTGTGCATCGTGTCATAACGAGGCCTCCTGTGGATTTTAATTGATTGTCTCATATTTCCAGAAAGCTCTACAAATGGATAAATCAATATCGACGCAGAATCGACACAACTTTTTTATAATTATATGTGAATTAATTCACGATAATGATATACTTTACTTGTGATATATTGAACAATCATTTGGAGGGATGTTCATGTTGAAGGAAAAAGTTCAAAGAACAGATGCATGGGAAGGTTTCAGAGAAGGACGCTGGAACAGGAAAGTGGATGTCAGGGAATTCATCCAGCTGAACTATACATTGTATGAAGGAACGGATGAATTTCTGTCAGGCCCGACGGAAGCGACGGAACGCCTGTGGAAGCAGGTGCTGGAATTGTCCAAAGAAGAACGCGAACGTGGCGGCATGTGGGACATGGATACGAAGACCGTATCGACGATCACTTCCCATGATGCGGGTTACCTGGATGAGAAGCTGGAAACGATTGTAGGGGTGCAGACGGATGCCCCATTCAAACGCTCCATGCAGCCATTCGGCGGCATCCGTATGGCGAAAGCGGCATGCGAAGCTTATGGCTATGAGCTCGACAAGGAGACGGAGAGCATATTCACCGACTACCGCAAGACGCATAACCAGGGTGTATTCGATGCCTATTCGAAGGAGATGCTGGCATGCCGCAAGGCGGGCATCATTACAGGACTGCCTGATGCATACGGCCGCGGACGCATCATCGGAGATTACCGGAGAGTGGCGCTTTACGGCATAGATTTCCTCATGAAGGAGAAGAAGGATGAATTCGACAGCATGACGACCGTCATGACGGAAGATGTCATCCGTCTGCGTGAGGAGATGTCGGAACAGTATCGTGCACTGGGTGAATTGAAAGCACTCGGGGAAATATATGGCTTCGACCTCAGCCGTCCGGCACAAGATTTCAGGGAAGCGGTCCAGTGGACATATCTTGCCTATCTTGCAGCGGTCAAAGAACAGAACGGTGCTGCTATGAGTCTGGGCCGTACGTCGACTTTCCTCGACATCTACGCAGAACGCGATCTTGCAGCGGGTGTTGCGACTGAAGAAGAGGTGCAGGAGATCATCGATCACTTCATCATGAAGCTCCGTCTTGTAAAGTTCGCCCGTACACCGGACTATAACGAGCTGTTCTCGGGAGATCCGACATGGGTGACGGAATCCATTGGCGGCGTCGGCATCGACGGCCGGGCACTTGTGACGAAAAACTCATTCCGTTTCCTGCATTCACTCGACAATCTTGGACCGGCACCGGAGCCGAACCTCACAGTACTGTGGTCGGAACAGCTGCCGGCGAACTTCAAGACCTATTGTGCAAAAATGAGCATCAAGACAAGCTCCATCCAATACGAGAATGATGATCTGATGCGGGAGAGCTATGGTGATGACTACGGCATCGCATGCTGTGTGTCCGCAATGAGAATCGGGAAGCAGATGCAGTTCTTCGGCGCCCGTGCGAACCTGGCCAAGACCCTGCTCTACGCAATCAATGGCGGAAGGGATGAAAAATCCGGCGTCCAGGTCGCTCCTGGGTTCTCGCCTGTCACTTCTGAAGTGCTTGATTATGGTGAAGTGGATAGGAAATTCGACGAAATGATGGAATGGCTCGCTGGAGTCTACATCAATTCCCTGAATGTCATCCACTATATGCACGATAAGTACAGCTACGAAAGGATTGAGATGGCGCTGCATGA
This genomic interval carries:
- a CDS encoding LysE/ArgO family amino acid transporter, encoding MTAALLHGIILAFGLILPLGAQNVFVFNQGASQPRLRGAIPVIITAGLCDTLLILLAVLGVSVIVLTMPVLQTVIFSLGIIFLLYMGWSIWKSDPASLNQKEAAMSMQKQILFAMSVSLLNPHAIIDTIGVIGTSSLSYEGLEKMAFTTACIVISWMWFIGLAVVGRAVGNFDTKGVFLNALNKISAVIIWGVALYLAIQLYNGI
- a CDS encoding MATE family efflux transporter; translation: MAHNQQDFTRGPILKSLIIFSGPIMLTNLLQTSFQIVDSLWVGNILGASALGAVAVATTILITVLSFILGLNNAALTILSQQYGKKNEAGFRSYLNAFIVTMTSMALVFGIIGFVFAEQLLLLIGTPEDLLGQARIYLQISFLSMFFLFAYNFMNTVLRAVGDSKTPLRVVLVAVILNAALAPVFLIGFGMGIEGAAVSTVASQGIAFLYSVYYSVKHNLIPFTKPKLPSSKEVRLIFNLGVPAGLQMAVIHAGVAAILSVVTQFGGQTVAGFSAAQRLDSLIMLPAMALGTAVNSMAGQNIGINDWARVRQIAKNAALYNFGLMVAVAVFVIIFAEFGMRLFIEDEEAVQFGARYLRIVALCYPFLGLNFVLNGIVRASGAMYQVLALNIISFWILRYPLTALFASQFGEVGIGIGMGMSFILSSAFAFAYYNFGGWRHKQLFGESG
- a CDS encoding TIGR04104 family putative zinc finger protein, translating into MTRCTNCGTQWTFKEKLRKSFSLDRGMPCPHCGEAQYLTNSYRKKSSLITFLMLLLFFLPSFFNASWIVFLAVFTITFAAGLFLQIHTFELTDKDDEDFWNV
- the pflB gene encoding formate C-acetyltransferase; protein product: MLKEKVQRTDAWEGFREGRWNRKVDVREFIQLNYTLYEGTDEFLSGPTEATERLWKQVLELSKEERERGGMWDMDTKTVSTITSHDAGYLDEKLETIVGVQTDAPFKRSMQPFGGIRMAKAACEAYGYELDKETESIFTDYRKTHNQGVFDAYSKEMLACRKAGIITGLPDAYGRGRIIGDYRRVALYGIDFLMKEKKDEFDSMTTVMTEDVIRLREEMSEQYRALGELKALGEIYGFDLSRPAQDFREAVQWTYLAYLAAVKEQNGAAMSLGRTSTFLDIYAERDLAAGVATEEEVQEIIDHFIMKLRLVKFARTPDYNELFSGDPTWVTESIGGVGIDGRALVTKNSFRFLHSLDNLGPAPEPNLTVLWSEQLPANFKTYCAKMSIKTSSIQYENDDLMRESYGDDYGIACCVSAMRIGKQMQFFGARANLAKTLLYAINGGRDEKSGVQVAPGFSPVTSEVLDYGEVDRKFDEMMEWLAGVYINSLNVIHYMHDKYSYERIEMALHDTDVHRTMATGIAGLSVVADSLSAIKYATVKPIRNEEGVAVDFEVEGDYPKYGNNDARVDDIAIELVERFMTKLRKHRTYRDSEHTMSVLTITSNVVYGKKTGNTPDGRKAGEPFAPGANPMHGRDQKGALASLSSVAKLPYDSCRDGISNTFSIVPKSLGKEERIQELNLVGILDGYAMQHGHHLNINVFNRETLIDAMDHPEEYPQLTIRVSGYAVNFIKLTREQQLDVIARTFHERM